Proteins encoded in a region of the Flavobacteriales bacterium genome:
- a CDS encoding pyridoxal phosphate-dependent aminotransferase — translation MPSLSHKATQMPASPIRKLVPYAEQAKKSGKKVYHLNIGQPDIETPQVVLDKMHNLDLKVVEYSHSAGFQSYREGLAKYYKGFNIDLNPENEIMITTGGSEALVFAFQTCFNEGDELIIPEPFYANYNGFGVTANVNVVPVTAKIENGFSLPPIEDFEKLITPKTKGILICNPGNPTGYLYSQEELETLRDLVKKYDLFLFADEVYREFCYDGATPYSALNLEGIENNVILVDSVSKRYSMCGARVGALISKNAEFMAAALKFGQARLSPPTFGQIAGEAALETPQSYFDTVIEEYVERRDILIDGLNKIEGVICPKPKGAFYAIAKLPIDNADKFCQWLLEEFDYDGETVMLAPATGFYATKGLGQQEVRIAYVLNKEALTKAVKCLEEALKVYPGIV, via the coding sequence ATGCCGAGTTTATCTCATAAAGCTACACAAATGCCTGCATCACCAATACGTAAGTTGGTGCCGTATGCAGAACAAGCCAAAAAGTCAGGAAAAAAAGTTTACCACTTAAATATTGGTCAACCAGATATTGAAACACCTCAGGTCGTTTTAGATAAAATGCATAACCTTGATCTAAAAGTTGTTGAATATAGTCATTCTGCTGGTTTTCAATCATACCGCGAAGGTTTAGCAAAATATTACAAAGGATTTAATATTGATTTAAATCCTGAAAATGAAATTATGATTACTACTGGAGGGTCGGAAGCTTTAGTTTTTGCCTTTCAAACTTGTTTTAATGAAGGGGATGAATTAATTATTCCTGAACCATTTTATGCAAACTATAATGGCTTTGGTGTTACTGCCAATGTCAATGTAGTTCCTGTAACAGCAAAGATTGAAAATGGTTTTTCATTACCTCCAATTGAAGATTTTGAAAAGTTAATTACTCCTAAGACAAAAGGAATTTTAATCTGTAATCCTGGAAATCCAACAGGGTACTTATACAGTCAAGAAGAATTAGAGACCTTGAGAGATTTAGTTAAGAAATACGATTTGTTTTTATTTGCTGATGAGGTGTACAGAGAATTTTGCTATGATGGTGCAACTCCATATTCAGCGCTAAATTTAGAGGGAATAGAAAACAATGTAATTCTTGTAGATTCTGTTTCTAAACGTTATAGTATGTGTGGAGCTAGAGTAGGAGCATTGATTAGTAAAAATGCTGAATTTATGGCTGCTGCTTTAAAGTTTGGTCAAGCAAGGTTAAGTCCTCCAACTTTTGGTCAAATAGCTGGAGAAGCTGCTTTGGAAACCCCACAGAGTTATTTTGATACTGTAATTGAGGAGTATGTAGAACGTCGTGATATTTTAATTGATGGTTTAAATAAAATTGAAGGGGTTATTTGCCCTAAACCAAAAGGAGCGTTTTATGCTATTGCAAAATTACCTATTGATAATGCAGATAAGTTTTGTCAATGGTTGTTGGAAGAGTTTGATTATGACGGAGAAACTGTAATGTTGGCACCAGCTACAGGTTTTTATGCCACAAAAGGTCTGGGACAACAAGAAGTAAGAATTGCTTATGTTTTAAATAAAGAAGCTTTAACCAAAGCAGTTAAATGCTTAGAAGAAGCGTTGAAAGTTTATCCTGGAATTGTATAA
- a CDS encoding tail fiber domain-containing protein: MISYLASAQVPNQISGINYQGIAREADGTPIADNTIDVAISILDNGGNTIFSETHSGVLTNQFGLFTLIIGTVNTLDANLWNQAIKIKTEADFGSGMVEIGTVVLAAVPYAFKAKYEGQKIEYSSSNNRLYITNGNGTYLDSVTIASGGSSLPAGGTNGQVLSTDGNGNYAWITDNDSDPANEIQNLELDGDSTIILKEGNGNINSTIHLPNDNQRLNLSGTIISIENGNNIDLGSIIPAGGTDDQNLDSAVLSGTSLSIHIEGGNAASVDLSSLQDGTGTDNQDLELTGNNLTLTNDGTSVDLSGYLDNTDAQTLSLSGNTLTISNGNNVTLTDNVNDADANPTNEIQTLTLSGNTLEISGGNTVTLPSGSDNQDLELSGNNLTLTNDVTPVDLSGYLDNTDAQTLSLSGNTLTISNGNNVTLTDNVNDADADPNNEIELPTGGTNGQLLSTDGSGNYSWISDNIGSDDQAISGSGLSGTTLTIGIEGGSNETVDLSSLAEADDDWFLGGSTTAKPTSINDDIWKRGNVGIFGAVGSNTISHMLTIGQTSSTTTPMVAIKNGHATGDASMLFDGGTTDYSIGSDAGNGSFTIAQNSSGLGTNDRLVIQNNSGYVGIGTSSPGAKLDIKTNSATTDALYIGQSTTLPQLVVKAGGNVGIGTTSPSSKLAIENSANAHIDLTSTSGNAKINLQSSSGNSSINFYESGTSQAEIGWNSASNYLYLNDGTANSLTSRSGRVGVGTNFPSEKLHIVNNNENISLKVENSYASGNIYGIQNRITSSTTNNNATYATWNGVNNVNNSNTLATSTFANYSFTNNGGTGTSYGYYYRDYSGTNTSYGIYTQGEDRNYLSGRIGLGVTSPSYQLHLSSNSAAKPTSSAWTVTSDKRLKENILPYKSGIDDIMKINPVWYTYNGKAGLPRETGIGVIAQDLQKIAPYMVNEWTYQNKETYLGVDNGAMTYMLINATKQQQEVILSMEEQLKVQQKQINALIKEIENLKK, encoded by the coding sequence TTGATTAGTTATTTAGCTAGTGCTCAAGTCCCTAATCAAATTAGCGGCATCAATTATCAAGGTATTGCAAGAGAAGCTGATGGGACACCTATAGCAGACAATACAATCGATGTTGCAATTTCAATACTGGATAATGGAGGTAATACTATTTTTAGTGAAACACATAGTGGTGTATTAACCAATCAGTTTGGCCTATTTACTTTAATTATCGGAACTGTAAATACATTAGACGCCAACCTATGGAATCAAGCTATTAAAATTAAAACAGAAGCAGATTTTGGTTCTGGAATGGTTGAAATTGGTACAGTTGTTTTAGCTGCTGTTCCTTATGCCTTTAAAGCAAAATATGAAGGACAAAAAATTGAATATTCAAGCAGTAACAACAGACTATATATCACCAACGGAAATGGAACATATCTTGATTCTGTAACGATTGCCTCAGGAGGGAGTTCACTTCCTGCTGGTGGAACAAATGGACAAGTACTATCAACAGATGGTAATGGGAATTACGCTTGGATAACTGATAACGACAGTGATCCCGCTAACGAGATTCAAAATTTAGAATTAGATGGTGACTCAACCATCATTCTTAAAGAAGGAAATGGAAATATCAACAGTACCATTCATCTCCCTAATGATAACCAAAGACTTAATCTATCAGGAACCATCATCTCTATTGAAAATGGAAATAATATTGACTTAGGTTCAATTATTCCAGCAGGAGGTACTGATGACCAAAATTTAGACTCAGCTGTTCTAAGTGGAACAAGCTTATCCATACATATAGAAGGAGGAAATGCCGCTTCTGTAGATTTATCGAGTTTACAAGATGGCACAGGAACAGATAATCAAGATTTGGAACTTACTGGTAATAACCTAACATTAACCAACGATGGTACATCGGTAGATTTAAGTGGGTATTTAGACAATACTGATGCGCAAACGCTATCTTTATCAGGAAATACATTAACAATTAGTAATGGAAATAACGTAACTTTAACTGATAATGTAAATGATGCTGATGCTAACCCTACCAATGAAATTCAAACACTTACCCTCTCTGGAAATACTCTAGAAATATCTGGAGGAAATACGGTAACGCTACCTTCAGGTTCTGATAATCAAGATTTAGAGCTTTCTGGAAATAACCTGACATTAACCAACGACGTTACCCCTGTAGATTTAAGTGGTTATTTAGACAATACTGATGCACAGACCTTATCTTTATCAGGAAACACATTAACAATCAGTAACGGAAATAATGTAACCTTGACTGATAACGTAAATGATGCTGATGCTGATCCCAATAATGAAATTGAGTTACCAACTGGAGGTACAAATGGACAACTATTATCTACAGATGGAAGTGGTAATTATTCTTGGATTAGTGACAATATAGGTAGTGACGACCAAGCCATTAGTGGAAGTGGACTTTCTGGAACGACATTAACCATTGGAATTGAAGGAGGATCAAATGAAACTGTTGACTTATCTTCATTGGCTGAAGCTGATGACGACTGGTTTTTGGGAGGTTCTACTACCGCAAAACCTACTTCTATTAATGACGATATATGGAAACGAGGTAATGTAGGTATTTTTGGAGCTGTTGGAAGTAATACTATTAGCCATATGCTTACAATTGGACAGACATCAAGTACAACAACACCAATGGTCGCTATAAAAAATGGTCATGCAACAGGAGATGCCAGCATGCTATTTGATGGAGGAACAACTGATTATTCAATAGGTTCTGATGCTGGGAATGGTAGCTTTACCATCGCTCAAAATTCCTCAGGGTTAGGTACTAACGACCGTTTAGTTATTCAAAACAATTCAGGTTATGTTGGTATTGGTACTTCTTCACCAGGAGCGAAGTTAGACATCAAAACGAATAGCGCTACAACTGATGCTTTGTATATTGGTCAATCAACTACTTTACCACAACTTGTTGTTAAAGCAGGTGGAAATGTGGGGATTGGAACAACTTCTCCTAGTTCAAAATTAGCAATTGAAAATAGTGCAAATGCGCATATTGACTTAACCAGTACATCTGGTAATGCTAAAATAAACTTACAATCTAGCTCAGGAAACTCCTCTATTAACTTCTATGAAAGTGGTACTTCGCAAGCAGAAATTGGTTGGAATAGCGCCTCTAACTATCTCTATTTAAATGATGGAACAGCCAACAGCCTAACTTCCAGATCAGGGAGAGTTGGGGTTGGAACCAACTTTCCTTCAGAAAAACTTCATATTGTAAACAATAATGAAAATATCTCTTTAAAAGTTGAAAATTCGTATGCTTCAGGCAATATATACGGTATTCAAAACAGAATTACTAGTTCAACTACTAATAATAATGCAACGTATGCTACTTGGAATGGTGTTAATAATGTAAATAATTCAAACACGCTTGCTACTTCTACTTTTGCCAATTACTCTTTTACCAATAATGGAGGTACTGGAACTAGTTATGGTTATTATTACAGAGATTATTCTGGTACAAATACTAGCTATGGAATATATACACAAGGAGAGGATAGAAATTACCTAAGTGGACGTATTGGTTTAGGTGTAACTAGTCCTTCTTACCAATTGCACCTAAGTTCTAATAGTGCTGCAAAACCTACTTCTAGTGCTTGGACAGTAACTTCAGACAAACGTTTAAAAGAAAATATTCTTCCATATAAATCTGGCATTGATGATATTATGAAAATAAATCCCGTTTGGTATACCTATAATGGTAAAGCAGGACTCCCTAGAGAAACAGGGATAGGTGTAATAGCTCAAGATTTACAAAAAATTGCTCCTTACATGGTTAATGAATGGACC